GTTCTTATATTGAAAAACTTATTACTGTTGCAGGTAAAAATGATTCAAATGCTCATAAAGCAGTATTTGCGGCGCTTCAAAGTAAAGAAGCAACTAAAACTTTAGTAAATGAAGTAGCTCCTAAGTATGTTGATCGTCCAGGCGGATATACTAGAATTACTAGAACGCGTATTCGCCGTGGTGACGCTACTACTATGGCATTTATCGAATTAGTATAATTCGTTTTTTATAACGGCGGGATTTTTCCCGCTGTTGACCTTCATTATTTCCACATCCCAAACTACTTAAATTATAAGTGAGACATTATAAGTAATTTCGCATTTGGAACTTACATAATCCAAGATAAAAAATAATTGAAACCTCTGAACAATTATTGAATTAGACCCTGAATGACCAAAGGAAATACCCTTGCGGTACAAGTTCAGGGTGACGGGTAGTTCGTCATTCCAAGCTTGACTTGGAATCTAGTTTATAAAATATACGATATAAGAAAATCGCTAATTATGTATCAAATCCTTTCGTTGGGAGAATAGGTGATATTTTTTATCACTTGTTAAGCGAATTTTTCATATTTTACGAATACAATAAGGCATACAAATTTTAAAGGATGGATATGATTCCATTTACGGATGAGGAGTTGATGGCTCCCGTAAGAAGCGTTATAAACAAAGTTCGCCCGTCGTTGGCGCTTGACGGCGGCGACATAGATTTTTTAACCGTCAGAAACTCAAAAGTGTATATACAACTGAAGGGTTCGTGCGTTGGATGTTCTAGTAGCGGAACAACTCTAAAATACGGTGTGGAAAGACAACTAAAAATAGATATACACCCTGAAATTACAGTTATAAATGTACCTTTTGGTATGGAAAACGATATAGATAAATTATAAAATAAATATAGAGATATTATGGCAATTAGTAAATATAAAACATTATCACAGGCTAAGGATAGTTTTTCCAAGTCAGATTATAAAAATGCATTAGAAAAATTTGCGGCAGTATTGCAAAACTTTCCAAATTCGAAAGAGGCATATAACGGCGTTATTTTAGCAGAAATGGCACTAAGCGGAGAGGGTGGAGCCGAAGCTCTTTTTGATTATTACGAGATATTAAAAGAGGAAGATAAAGAGCAGGCAGATATTATAATGAGTAATATTTTGCAAAATATGGACGGTTCGTTAGAGAAACTTAGAGAGGTGTTTGCAGAACCGCTTCGCGATAGGTTAGAGTTTGAGGACGGGATTTTATATAAAGATTTTAAAGCTATAATCGACAGCGGTGAGAGCTTTAAAGAGACTTTTGAAAACATAATGTTTTCAACGCGAGTTATCATTACCGAGAGAGAAGATTTCATCGATTTTTTAGACAATCTTATAGATAACGGTTTTGCCGAGATGGCACTCTCTTATTTAGAAAATGCCCTAAGTGTTTATCCGAGTGACGAACTGCTTAGAAAGCTGCTTAAAAAATTAGCAAAGGGTAGAAAAATTGAAAATTGAGCTTAGCGATGAAGAGTTTAAGTATATAACTGAGAATTCGCAAGAGTGCGACAGAGAGACTGCTTTTGTATTGACGCCGCAAAATGAAAAATTTCTTCAAAATGCAAAAGATAACGGCGCTCATTCTATTATAAATATTAAAGATGTTGCAAAGCTTTTTGGGATTGACAAGATAAAAATTGTAGGGATTACGGGAACAAACGGCAAAACTACGACCGCAAGCGCAATCTATTCGTTTTTATTGGATTTGGGCTATAAAGCCGCTATGCAGGGAACCCGCGGCTTTTTTATGAATGATGAGATGATAGAGGGCAAAACGCTCACCACCCCATCCGTGCTTAACACATATAAGCATATCTATCAAGCGGTTAGTGCTGGTTGCGAATTTTTTATTATGGAAGTAAGCTCTCATGCAATCGCTCAAAAAAGAGTAGAAGGTCTTAATTTTGAACTGAAAATTCTTACAAATATTACTCAAGACCATCTGGATTATCATAAAACAATAGGCGAGTATACAGCCGTAAAAAATAGTTTTTTTCAAGATGAAGGTAAAAAGCTTATCAACAAAGATGAGCCAAAAGCCTCTTTCAATTTTAAAAATGCGTTTACATACGGCATAGAAAATTCGGCAACATATAGGCTAATTGCATACTCACTAAACAACGCAACAAGCGGAATAATTCAATATTTTGGCGAGATGATCCCTTTTACCGCTTCTTTGCACGGATTTTTTAATCTTTATAATCTTATGGCTGCAATTGCGGCAACACATCTTTTGAGCGGAAAGAAACTAGAGGATGTTTGCGAAGTGGTTGAAAATTTTGCCGGTGTAAGCGGACGGATGGAACAGGTGAGCGAAGTTCCGAATGTTATTGTTGATTTTGCCCATACTCCTGACGGTATGCAACAGGTTCTTAATGCACTTAAAGAGAAAGAGCTTTTGGTAGTTTTTGGTGCAGGCGGGGATAGAGACAGAACAAAGAGACCTTTGATGGGCAGAGTTGCTGCAAGCTTGGCAAAAAAAGTATATATAACGAGTGACAATCCGAGAAATGAAGAACCGCAAGATATAGTAAACGATATTTTAGAGGGCATAGAAGATAAAAGCATAGTAACTGTCGAATTAAATAGAAAAAAAGCTATCGAGAGTGCATTAAATGACCAAAAAGAGGATGAAGTAGTTGTTATCCTTGGAAAAGGGGATGAGACATATCAGATAATATACGATGAGATGTTTCCCTTTGATGACAGGGAAGTCGTAAGAGAGTTATTGCATTTAAAATAGGTTACGCACTTTTCAAAAAAAGTTCGTAAAAACTTTGTAAATCTCGAAAAACTTGTTTTTTGTAGCTTTAGGGGGTTGTAGGGACATCTGTCCCTGCCACTAAAACGGACGAGTTCGTTTTAGTGTGTAACATCAGTTAAAAAGACGACTTCTTTTATCCTATTTAGAATTTATGAGATTATTTTTGATATAATTGCGAAAATTTTTAAAAGGTACTTTTTATGGGAATTCCTCAACCGGCATTTTATATCTTTAAATGTGAGCAATCGGCTCCTCCGGGTATGCCAAAACCTTCATGTGTTACGCCTCAGACACAAGATCTTTTTCAACATTTGGCGCAAAAACTTATGAAAGAGGGTGTAATGGGTACTATTCAGCCGATTCGTACCTCTTGTCTAAACCGTTGTACTGCAGGACCGGTTATGCTTGTTGAACCGGGGCATTTTATGTATGCGGCTCTTACAAAAGAGAAGATAGACAGAATAGTAGAAGAGCATTTAATCGGCGGAAATGTTGTAAAAGAGTATTTAATAAGTGCAGATATGTGGGATAATCCAATCTCACCGTGCGATATGAAAAAACAGATGGGAATGTAAAAAATGACGATAGAGATGTTGTACAGCAAAATTCATCGTGCTACGGTAACTGACGCTAACTTAAATTATGTTGGCTCCATTACAATAGACGAAGAGCTTATGGAAGCCTCAAAGATGAGAGTTGGACAAAAAGTAGAGATTTTAAATATAAATAACGGTGAGAGATTTTCAACTTATGTTATTTTGGGTGAGCGCGGCAAGAGGGATATCTGTTTAAACGGTGCAGCCGCTAGAAAAGTTCATAAGGGCGATAAAATCATAATAGTTGCGTATGCTACTTATGATGAAGAGGATTTGCTTTCTTATAAACCGAAAGTTGTTTTAGTAGATGAGAACAACGATATTGAAGAAATTTTAGAGAGTATCTAAAATGTTCGGGAATTTAGGCGATATGAGCAAAATGCTTGAAGGAATGCAAGAGAATGCTAAAAAACTTCAAGCTGAGTTAGAGTCTAAAACTTTTAATGTAAAAAGCGGCGGCGGTTTAGTCGAGGTTGTTATAAACGGCAAAGGAGAGGTTGTCGATATTAACATAGACGATTCGCTTCTTAGCGACAAAGATTCGCTTCAGATTTTATTGATCGGCGCTATTAACGATGCCAATAAAATGGTGGAAGACAATAGACAAAACAGTGCTTTGGGTATGCTGGGCGGTATTAATCCGTTTGGGAGCAAGTAGGTGTTTAGGCTATTCTTAGCACTAAACTTTCTTTTTTTTAATCTATATGCATGCGAAGGCGATTTTGACTCCTGCAGGCTTAAAGTTGTCGATTCAGAAGCAATCGTAAATCAAACACTTCAAATCCCAATCGGAAACAATCAAAGGCTTATTTTTTCAAAAACTGCGCCGAATGTTAAAATTATCAAGCATGATCCTTACCTCTCTCTTTACCTTGTAGAAGATACAAAAAAATTCAAATATCCGTTTAAAATCAATATGAATATCGGCACGGGATTGTTCGGGGTAGATAACAATAAAATTATTAAAGGTAAAATCGTAAAACAACAGATTGGGTTAGAGAGTTTTGCAGCTTTTAGCGAACAACTCCCAACACCGAGCCTGTTACTAAACAGCTGCTGCTCTTTAGAGGGAATCGTAACTGAACGGGGAATTATCGAAAAAGAGTATATAGAGAGGTTTCTAAAATCAAAAAGCGTCTCTTACGCAGACTTCGGTATAAAGGTAAATGATGTCGGCTCTGCGGTGGTAGTTAGCAGCAGCAACTCTATTTTAAAAAACAACCTCTTTAAAAAAGATGACATAATTTTAGAATTTGACGGTAAAAAAGTAAAAAACAGCGCAGCACTGATGAGAGAGATGCTTTTTAGCCAAATCGGTTCAACTCATAGCATAAAGATAAAAAGAGGCAGCGAAGTATCGGTTATAAGCGCTACAAGTCAAGATAAAAAGGGCGGCGGTCTTTTAAATGATACATTTTTAGAATTTTTAGGATTATCTTTTGATAAAAATTTGGTTATAAAGAAGATTGAAAAAAATGCCGAGCAATACGGTCTTAAAATCGGTGATAAACTTCTTCAAATCGATACAAAAAGCGTTAAGAACGAGCAAGACATATTTGATATAATGAGCGATAGTAAAAAATCTGCAAATCTTCTTTTTCAAAGAGAGCAATTTCAGTTTTTTGTGAAACTTAATTAGATAGAATTCCGTATGCAAAACTTTGAGAACTTTTTACTAAATCATCTTCCGATATCAAAAAGCATCCATCCCCACTATGAAAAGGCGCTTCAAAAGATGCTCCTAGCCGGCGGAAAAAGATTTCGTCCGGCGCTTCTTTTGGGTGTTGTAAAGGCGTATAACACGCTTTTGCTTGAGGGAGCGTATCATGCCGCGTACGCTATCGAGCTTTTGCATACATATTCGCTTATTCACGATGATTTACCCGCTATGGATAATTCGCCGCTTCGCCGCGGAGAGCCGACTTTGCATGTTGTTTTTGATGAGGTAACCGCAATTTTGGCAGGCGATGCCCTAAATACATACTCTTTTGAGGTTTTATGCAATGCCCCGTTTTCAGACTATACAAGAGTCGAACTTATCAGAGAACTATCAACCAACGGCGGATTAAACGGAATGGTTTTAGGTCAGGCGATTGATTGTTATTTTGAGAATAAGCCGCTAAGTATAGAGGATGTAAAAATTTTACATACAAACAAAACCGCAAAATTGATTGCCGCTTCGCTTAAAATGGGTGCAATAATCGTCGACAGAGAAAAATTGGGTGAAAAACTTTATGATTTCGGTATAAAACTTGGGCTTCTTTTTCAAATACAAGATGATATTTTAGATGTTACGCAGAGTTGTGATGAAGCGGGAAAACTGACAAACAATGATGAAGCAAAAAATAGTTTTGTTACGCTTTTAGGGCTTGGTGAGGCACAGAGCCAAGCCGATGAATTGGCACAAGTAGTCACAGAAGAGCTGGAGAGTTTTGATGAGAAGCTAAAAAATGAACTCTCACCGCTTCTAACACACTATATAAATAGACACAAAGGTTCGGTCTGACGCTTTAGCGTCAAGCTTTAGTGCCATAGCGGCTATCCAAGATGGCGGAATCAATGCACCCCTTGAGGGCAACTTCCGACATCGTTTAATAAAATAAAGGAACTAATGATATGGGTAATGAAATGCGTCAAAAAATGGCAAACAGTATAAGATTTTTAGCGGCAGATATGGTTCAGGGAGCAAATTCCGGACATCCGGGCGCACCGATGGGTCTTTCGGATATTGCGGTTGTTTTAAGTGAACATCTAAACCATAATCCCAAAAATCCGTCTTGGCTAAATCGCGACAGACTTGTTTTTTCCGGCGGGCATGCAACCGGGCTTATCTACTCGCTTTACTATCTTTGGGGATACGGTTTAACTATCGAGGATTTGAAAAACTTTCGCCAACTTGACTCAAAAACTCCGGGGCATCCTGAATTTGGGCATACGGCAGGTATTGAGATAACGACCGGTCCGCTTGGGCAAGGTGTAGCAAATGCCGTCGGTTTTGCAATGGCTTCAAAGTTTGTAGGCGCGCAGGTTAATTCTGAGACGGCAAAAGTGATTGACCATAAAGTTTACTGTTTATGCGGTGACGGAGATTTGGAAGAGGGTGTGAG
Above is a window of Sulfurimonas sp. DNA encoding:
- a CDS encoding NifU family protein, whose product is MIPFTDEELMAPVRSVINKVRPSLALDGGDIDFLTVRNSKVYIQLKGSCVGCSSSGTTLKYGVERQLKIDIHPEITVINVPFGMENDIDKL
- a CDS encoding UDP-N-acetylmuramoyl-L-alanyl-D-glutamate--2,6-diaminopimelate ligase, which produces MKIELSDEEFKYITENSQECDRETAFVLTPQNEKFLQNAKDNGAHSIINIKDVAKLFGIDKIKIVGITGTNGKTTTASAIYSFLLDLGYKAAMQGTRGFFMNDEMIEGKTLTTPSVLNTYKHIYQAVSAGCEFFIMEVSSHAIAQKRVEGLNFELKILTNITQDHLDYHKTIGEYTAVKNSFFQDEGKKLINKDEPKASFNFKNAFTYGIENSATYRLIAYSLNNATSGIIQYFGEMIPFTASLHGFFNLYNLMAAIAATHLLSGKKLEDVCEVVENFAGVSGRMEQVSEVPNVIVDFAHTPDGMQQVLNALKEKELLVVFGAGGDRDRTKRPLMGRVAASLAKKVYITSDNPRNEEPQDIVNDILEGIEDKSIVTVELNRKKAIESALNDQKEDEVVVILGKGDETYQIIYDEMFPFDDREVVRELLHLK
- a CDS encoding PDZ domain-containing protein, which gives rise to MFRLFLALNFLFFNLYACEGDFDSCRLKVVDSEAIVNQTLQIPIGNNQRLIFSKTAPNVKIIKHDPYLSLYLVEDTKKFKYPFKINMNIGTGLFGVDNNKIIKGKIVKQQIGLESFAAFSEQLPTPSLLLNSCCSLEGIVTERGIIEKEYIERFLKSKSVSYADFGIKVNDVGSAVVVSSSNSILKNNLFKKDDIILEFDGKKVKNSAALMREMLFSQIGSTHSIKIKRGSEVSVISATSQDKKGGGLLNDTFLEFLGLSFDKNLVIKKIEKNAEQYGLKIGDKLLQIDTKSVKNEQDIFDIMSDSKKSANLLFQREQFQFFVKLN
- the rplQ gene encoding 50S ribosomal protein L17, producing the protein SYIEKLITVAGKNDSNAHKAVFAALQSKEATKTLVNEVAPKYVDRPGGYTRITRTRIRRGDATTMAFIELV
- a CDS encoding (2Fe-2S) ferredoxin domain-containing protein, which translates into the protein MGIPQPAFYIFKCEQSAPPGMPKPSCVTPQTQDLFQHLAQKLMKEGVMGTIQPIRTSCLNRCTAGPVMLVEPGHFMYAALTKEKIDRIVEEHLIGGNVVKEYLISADMWDNPISPCDMKKQMGM
- a CDS encoding YbaB/EbfC family nucleoid-associated protein yields the protein MFGNLGDMSKMLEGMQENAKKLQAELESKTFNVKSGGGLVEVVINGKGEVVDINIDDSLLSDKDSLQILLIGAINDANKMVEDNRQNSALGMLGGINPFGSK
- the panD gene encoding aspartate 1-decarboxylase; the protein is MTIEMLYSKIHRATVTDANLNYVGSITIDEELMEASKMRVGQKVEILNINNGERFSTYVILGERGKRDICLNGAAARKVHKGDKIIIVAYATYDEEDLLSYKPKVVLVDENNDIEEILESI
- a CDS encoding polyprenyl synthetase family protein, encoding MQNFENFLLNHLPISKSIHPHYEKALQKMLLAGGKRFRPALLLGVVKAYNTLLLEGAYHAAYAIELLHTYSLIHDDLPAMDNSPLRRGEPTLHVVFDEVTAILAGDALNTYSFEVLCNAPFSDYTRVELIRELSTNGGLNGMVLGQAIDCYFENKPLSIEDVKILHTNKTAKLIAASLKMGAIIVDREKLGEKLYDFGIKLGLLFQIQDDILDVTQSCDEAGKLTNNDEAKNSFVTLLGLGEAQSQADELAQVVTEELESFDEKLKNELSPLLTHYINRHKGSV